ACAACAACCAGTCAAGAGGAAGGTTCTCCTCAGAACAACAcacagtcagaggaaggttctcctcagaacaacacacagtcagaggaaggttccCCTCAGAACAACACACTgtcagaggaaggttctcctcagaacaacacacagtcagaggaaggttctcctcagaacaacagtcagaggaaggttctcctcagaacaacagtcagaggaaggttctcctCAGAAAAACAaacagtcagaggaaggttctcctCAGAAAAACAaacagtcagaggaaggttctcctcagaacaacaaacagccagaggaaggttctcctcagaacaacagtcagaggaaggttctcctCAAACCAATAAAaacagtcagaggaaggttctcctcagaacaacagtcagaggaaggttctcctCAGAACAACAGTCAGAGGAAGATTCTCCTCAGAAAAACAAACAGTCAGAGGAGGGTTCTCCTCAGAAAAACAgacagtcagaggaaggttctcctCAGAACAACAGTCAGTCAGAGGAAGGCTCTCCTCAGAACAACAACCAGTCAAGAGGAAGGTTCTCCTCAGAACAACAAACAGCCAGAGGAAGGTTCTCCTCAGAACAACAcacagtcagaggaaggttctcctcagaacaacagtcagaggaaggttctcctCAAACCAATAAAaacagtcagaggaaggttctcctcagaacaacagtcagaggaaggttctcctcagaacaacagtcagaggaaggttctcctcagaacaacagtcagaggaaggttctcctcagaacaacagtcagaggaaggttctcctCAGAAAAACAaacagtcagaggaaggttctcctcagaacaacagtcagaggaaggttctcctCAGAACAACAACCAGTCAAGAGGAAGGTTCTCCTCAGAACAACAcacagtcagaggaaggttctcctcagaacaacacacagtcagaggaaggttcccctcagaacaacacacagtcagaggaaggttccCCTCAGAACAAAACACAGCCAGAGGAAGGTTCTCCTCAGAACaacagtcagaggaaggttctcctcagaacaacagtcagaggaaggttctcctcagaccaacagtcagaggaaggttctTCTCAGACCaacagtcagaggaaggttccCCTCAGACCaacagtcagaggaaggttctcctcagaccaacagtcagaggaaggttctcctcagaccaacagtcagaggaaggttctcctcagaccaacagtcagaggaaggttctcctCAGACCAACAGCCAGAGGAAGGTTCTCCTCAGACCaacagtcagaggaaggttctTCTCAGACCaacagtcagaggaaggttctTCTCAGACCaacagtcagaggaaggttccCCTCAGAGCAATACCCAGTCAGAGGAAGGTTCCCCTCAGAACAACACTCAGAGGAAGGTTCCCCTCAGAGCAACACCCAGTCAGAGGAAGGTTCCCCTCAGAACAACACTCAGAGGAAGGTTCCCCTCAGAGCAACACTCAGAGGAAGGTTCCCCTCAGAACaacagtcagaggaaggttccCCTCAGAGCAATACCCAGTCAGAGGAAGGTTCTTCTCAGACCaacagtcagaggaaggttccCCTCAGAGCAATACCCAGTCAGAGGAAGGTTCCCCTCAGAACAACACTCAGAGGAAGGTTCCCCTCAGAGCAACACCCAGTCAGAGGAAGGTTCCCCTCAGAACAACACTCAGAGGAAGGTTCCCCTCAGAGCAACACTCAGAGGAAGGTTCCCCTCAGAACaacagtcagaggaaggttccCCTCAGAGCAACACCCAGTCAGAGGAAGGTTCCCCTCAGAACAACTCAGAGGAAGGTTCCCCGCAGAACAACACTCAGAGGAAGGTTCCCCTCAGAACAACACTCAGAGGAAGGTTCCCCTCAGAACAACACTCAAAGGAAGGTTCCCCTCAGAACAACACTCAAAGGAAGGTTCCCCTCAGAACAACACTCAGAGGAAGGTTCCCCTCAGACCaacagtcagaggaaggttctcctcagaacaacaaacagtcagaggaaggttctTCTCAGAACAACACCCAGTCAGAGGAAGGTTCTTCTCAGAACaacagtcagaggaaggttctcctcagaacaacacacagtcagaggaaggttctcctCAGAACGACAaacagtcagaggaaggttctcctCAAACCAATAAAaacagtcagaggaaggttctcctCAGAACAACAACCAGTCAAGAGGAAGGTTCTCCTCAGAACAACAcacagtcagaggaaggttctcctcagaaaaacacacagtcagaggaaggttctcctCAGAAAAACAAACAGCCAGAGGAAGGTTCTCCTCAGAACAACAACCAGTCAAGAGGAAGGTTCTCCTCAGAACAACAACCAGTCAAGAGGAAGGTTCTCCTCAGAACAACAcacagtcagaggaaggttctcctcagaacaacacacagtcagaggaaggttccCCTCAGAACAACACACTgtcagaggaaggttctcctcagaacaacacacagtcagaggaaggttctcctcagaacaacagtcagaggaaggttctcctcagaacaacagtcagaggaaggttctcctCAGAAAAACAaacagtcagaggaaggttctcctcagaacaacaaacagccagaggaaggttctcctcagaacaacagtcagaggaaggttctcctCAAACCAATAAAaacagtcagaggaaggttctcctcagaacaacagtcagaggaaggttctcctcagaacaacagtcagaggaaggttctcctCAGAAAAACAaacagtcagaggaaggttctcctCAGAAAAACAaacagtcagaggaaggttctcctcagaacaacagtcagtcagaggaaggttctcctCAGAACAACAACCAGTCAAGAGGAAGGTTCTCCTCAGAACAACAAACAGCCAGAGGAAGGTTCTCCTCAGAACAACAcacagtcagaggaaggttctcctcagaacaacacagtcagaggaaggttctcctcagaacaacaaacagccagaggaaggttctcctcagaacaacacacagtcagaggaaggttctcctcagaacaacagtcagaggaaggttctcctCAAACCAATAAAaacagtcagaggaaggttctcctcagaacaacagtcagaggaaggttctcctcagaacaacagtcagaggaaggttctcctcagaacaacagtcagaggaaggttctcctcagaacaacagtcagaggaaggttctcctCAGAAAAACAaacagtcagaggaaggttctcctcagaacaacagtcagtcagaggaaggttctcctCAGAACAACAACCAGTCAAGAGGAAGGTTCTCCTCAGAACAACAcacagtcagaggaaggttccCCTCAGAACAACACACAGCCAGAGGAAGGTTCCCCTCAGAACAAAACACAGCCAGAGGAAGGTTCTCCTCAGAACaacagtcagaggaaggttctcctcagaacaacagtcagaggaaggttctcctcagaccaacagtcagaggaaggttctTCTCAGACCaacagtcagaggaaggttccCCTCAGACCaacagtcagaggaaggttctcctcagaccaacagtcagaggaaggttctcctcagaccaacagtcagaggaaggttctcctcagaccaacagtcagaggaaggttctcctcagaccaacagtcagaggaaggttctTCTCAGACCaacagtcagaggaaggttctTCTCAGACCaacagtcagaggaaggttctcctcagaccaacagtcagaggaaggttccCCTCAGAGCAATACCCAGTCAGAGGAAGGTTCCCCTCAGAACAACACTCAGAGGAAGGTTCCCCTCAGAGCAACACCCAGTCAGAGGAAGGTTCCCCTCAGAACAACACTCAGAGGAAGGTTCCCCTCAGAGCAACACTCAGAGGAAGGTTCCCCTCAGAACaacagtcagaggaaggttccCCTCAGAGCAACACCCAGTCAGAGGAAGTTTCCCCTCAGAACAACTCAGAGGAAGGTTCCCCGCAGAACAACACTCAGAGGAAGGTTCCCCTCAGAACAACACTCAGAGGAAGGTTCCCCTCAGAACAACACTCAAAGGAAGGTTCCCCTCAGAACAACACTCAAAGGAAGGTTCCCCTCAGAACAACACTCAGAGGAAGGTTCTTCTCAGACCaacagtcagaggaaggttctcctcagaacaacaaacagtcagaggaaggttctTCTCAGAACAACACCCAGTCAGAGGAAGGTTCTTCTCAGAACAACAaacagtcagaggaaggttctcctCAGGACAACACCCAGTCAGAGGAAGTGGTTTGATTTTAAGGAAAGACACTATTGGTAACTCTtagtttttttcaatttttattaATAAAAATAATTTTGCACGATATGAAAAATATGACTCACATCTAAGACAAACTAACATGGTAACAAAGCATTCAGCACAGTGGAGTATAAATGAGACAGAAAGAGCAGCTGGTCAGTAAAGACAGACTTCATCACAGCAACGGGATGGAGACTCGTCCAGGGGCCTTGACTTTGTCTTGGGAATGCCCACGGTATTCATAACTCCAGCCTTTAGCTGTGGGGGAAATGAGGGATCGATATGAGTTTCATTCGTTGTTTTGTGAAATTATAATAGACAGAGGGCAGTTAAAATGACATTGTGTTGAATATTcataaaaacacaaacaaacaaacattcgCATCTTATTAGCCGGGACGAAAAACTGAAATATTCAGAACGTAGACACGGTCAACGTAATGACAAGACAGAGGATATCCTCAGAGAATAGGACCGTAAttaggtaaggagagagagtccCGGCAGAGATTGGGGTTCACACCGTGCTGTAGGAGTTCAGTAGCCTCACGCTAGTTTGGTTTTGTGCCGTTAGTTTGATCATGATGTCCAACAAAGTGAAAGACCACAGTGGATACTATCCTCAGAAAGAATAGGCTCCACAGACCACATCATTGGTCAGGAGTTAGAGTTACCGTAGTAGTTTAGCTTTTAGTTAGTGTCTTGAGTTACCTTAGTAGTTTAGCTGTTAGTTAGTGTCCTGAGTTACCTTAGTAGTTTAGCTGTTAGTTAGTGTCCTGAGTTACCTTAGTAGTTTAGCTGTTAGTTAGTGTCCTGAGTTACCTTAGTAGTTTAGCTGTTAGTTAGTGTCCTGAGTTACCTTAGTAGTTTAGCTGTTAGTTAGTGTCCTGAGTTACCTTAGTAGTTTAGCTGTTAGTTAGTGTCATGAGTTACCTTAATAGTTTAGCTGTTAGTTTGTGTCCTGAGTTACCTTAGTAGTTTAGCTGTTAGTTAGTGTCCTGAGTCTAGGTTAACTTACTGTTTGTAGTTTAGCTGTTAGTTAGTGTCCTGAGTTACCTTAGTAGTTTAGCTGTTAGTTAGTGTCCTGAGTTACCTTAGTAGTTTAGCTGTTAGTTAGTGTCCTGAGTTACCATAGTAGTTTAGCTGTTAGTTAGTGTCATGAGTTACCTTAATAGTTTAGCTGTTAGTTTGTGTCCTGAGTTACCTTAGTAGTTTAGCTGTTAGTTAGTGTCCTGAGTCTAGGTTAACTTACTGTTTGTAGTTTAGCTGTTAGTTAGTGTTCTGAGTTACCTTAGTAGTTTAGCTGTTAGTTAGTGTCCTGAGTTACCTTAGTAGTTTAGCTGTTAGTTAGTGTCCTGAGTTACCTTAGTAGTTTAGCTGTTAGTTAGTGTCCTGAGTTACCTTAGTAGTTTAGCTGTTAGTTAGTGTCCTGAGTTACCGTAGTAGTTTAGCTGTTAGTTAGTGTCCTGAGTTACCGTAGTAGTTTAGCTGTTAGTTAGTGTTCTGAGTTATCTTACTGTTAGTAGTTTAGCTGTTAGTTAGTGTTCTGAGTTACCTTAGTAGTTTAGCTGTTAGTTAGTGTTCTGAGTTATCTTACTGTTAGTAGTTTAGGTGTTAGTTAGTGTTCTGAGTCTGAGTCTGGGTTATCTTACTGTATTGGAGTTGAGTTATTAGTGTCCTGAGTCGGGGTTATCTTACTGTATTGGAGTTGAGTTATTAGTGTTCTGAGTCTGAGTCTGGGTTATCTTACTGTATTGGAGTTGAGTTATTAGTGTCCTGAGTCGGGGTTATCTTACTGTATTGGAGTTGAGTTATTAGTGTCCTGAGTCGGGGTTATCTTACTGTTAGTAGTATAGGTGTTAGTTAGTGTTCTGAGTCTGAGTCGGGGTTATCTTACTGTATTGGAGTTGAGTTATTAGTGTCCTGAGTCGGGGTTATCTTACTGTTAGTAGTATAGGTGTTAGTTAGTGTTCTGAGTCTGAGTCGGGGTTATCTTACTGTATTGGAGTTGAGTTATTAGTGTCCTGAGTCGGGGTTATCTTACTGTTAGTAGTATAGGTGTTAGTTAGTGTTCTGAGTCTGAGTCGGGGTCGGGGTTATCTTACTGTATTGGAGTTGTGCTAGCCGCTGGTGCTTTAGTTGTGTAGTTTGATGTTGAGTCTCTTCTCCAACTGTCTCTGTGCTGCTATTCTACTCCCATAGATGACGTAGGTCCACGACAGTACCACCACGGCCAGGAGGAGCTGGAAACAAACAACACAATACGTATAGCAGCTTACTAAGTATGTTTACAGCCTTACATAGGTTAAataacaaaacaatacacacaatatttAAATGTACTCTCTCTTATGTTTACAGGGGTCAACTTCTAAATTGTTACAATGACAtagaatttagctagctagctatggtactgactgtgtgtgtgtgtgtgtgtgtgtgtgtgtgtgtgtgtgtgtgtgtgtgtgtgtgtgtgtgtgtgtgtgtgtgtgtgtgtatgtgtgtgtgtgtgtgtggcagggagcTGGCCACTTAGGCCAGTGCTGAAACTGCcagctagataacgttagctagctggcaacCAGGCTAGTTAGCTAAACTCACAACGTTTTCAAACATATTAGGGATTACAAAAAACGGTACCTGTAATCCGTTACGTaactaaaatattgtaatcagattacagatacccTTGAAAAACTAGATTATTACTTAGAGGATAACTTTTAAATTCAGGAAGGATGTTTGCGGAAAAAATAATCCTTAATGACATTGAAATCAGCATTGAAGAAAGGCAcacgtttaagtttgttccacatGAGTTGTTTTcccccaatgtttgtaaacattgtatatataaacaaaaactgtatagcctcataacatggttataactataatgtatagcctcataacatggttataactataatgtatagcctcataacatggttataactataatgttgacatcatggatggtcagtcctgtatagcctcataacatggttataactataatgtatagcctcataacatggttataactataatgtatagcctcataacatggttataactataatgtatagcctcataacatggttataactataatgtatagcctcataacatggttataactataatgttAATATCATGGTatggttataactataatgtaTAGCCTCGTAACATGGTTATTTGCCCCCTATAATGGTGATGCGTTAtaatgtatagcctcataacatggttataactataatgtaaatcaaatcaaatcaaatcaaatcattatttgtgcagacctcactaccctctggagagccttacggttgagggcggtgcagttgccataccaggcggtgatacagcccgccaggatgctctcattgattgtgcatctgtagaagtttgtgagtgcttttggtgacaagccgaatttcttcagcctcctgaggttgaagaggcgctgctgcgccttcctcacgatgctgtctgtgtgagtggaccaattcagtttgtctgtgatgtgtatgccgaggaacttaaaacttgctaccctctccactactgttccatcgatgtggatgggggtgttccctctgctgtttcctgaagtccacaatcatctccttagttttgttgacgttgagtgtgaggttattttcctgacaccacactccgagggccctcacctcctccctgtaggccttctcgtcgttgttggtaatcaagcctaccactgttgtgtcgtccgcaaacttgatgattgagttggaggcgtgcatggccacgcagtcgtgggtgaacagggagtacaggagagggctcagaacgcacccttgtggggccccagtgttgaggatcagcggggaggagatgttgttgcctaccctcaccacctgggggcggcccgtcaggaagtccagtacccagttgcacagggcggggtcgagacccagggtctcgagcttgatgacgagcttggagggtactatggtgttgaatgccgagctgtagtcgatgaacagcattctcacataggtattcctcttgtccagatgggttagggcagtgtgcagtgtggttgagattgcatgcataatgtatagcctcataacatggttataactataatgttgatatcatggatggtcggtcctgtatagcctcataacatggttataactataatgtatagcctcataacatggttataactataatgtatagcctcataacatggttataactataatgtatagcctcataacatggttataactataatgtatagcctcataacatggttataactataatgttaatatcatggatggtcagtcctgtatagTCAGTCCTTACAtccacagctctgtctattaatctgagactggttacatttctccaggcccatccctcagctttctaCCAAAACAGAGACCGGAGCCATTtagttattgtttcatctgtggatttgccctttaaaaaCTAAAGTCTATCAGTCAGTATCACTACTGAAAAGGGCTATCTAGATGTGAAAAATGAATATGCTGCCTTATGCTGCATTTGCTACAGGcctcttgtttacctttttgttggtgacactttgatatcttgataatatgcagctgttgaATAAAAAGATATAATTGAATCATATTATTATATggagtagaaagcgatgggttagaagaagcctacataaccaacccataaagttaCATTTAACATCCATATGTGGCCaactatgtaaactttaacattgttttatcctgcaatagatgtcattcaattggtaacatacatgttTGTCTTCTTCTAACAGGAATAtgatcagattacgttactgagtttgggtaatccaaaagttaaatGACTGATtataattttggacaggtaacaaATTagatttagaaagtaacctagtCAACCCTGCATATTGGCCACATCTTGTCTGTCTGGATACGTTCAGTAGGGAGTTATGTGAATAGCTATGTACTGTAGTATAGATAAATAGGGCTGCTCACACTTTGGAAGTGTTATCCCTAGCagttagctagtagctagttagcacaACCAGTTGGCTAAAACAACCAGCTACAGGGGAACATAAAAACTACTCACAACAGAGTAGAGTCTATCCAATGCTCGGTTGCTGATGTTCATCATCTTCAATTTTGGTAGAAATGGACTCAAACCACGTTTTGTTTAGCTGCGGTTAGCTGGCtggttagctggttagctggctggttagctggttagctggctggttggttggtcagctggctggttggctggttagctggttggttggctggttggtcagctggttagctggttagctggttggttggctggttggtcagctggttagctagctggttggttggctggttagctagctggctggctggttagctggttggttggctggctggttagcTGTCTGGTTAGTTAGCTGGCTTCCATGTCTATGACAACGCGGATTGTAAACAACCGAGGAGTCGCACTTGTTGTCAGTCAATAGCTTCACGCTGGCGCCATCTGGCGGAATTACTGGCATTA
This DNA window, taken from Oncorhynchus tshawytscha isolate Ot180627B linkage group LG10, Otsh_v2.0, whole genome shotgun sequence, encodes the following:
- the LOC112239692 gene encoding small integral membrane protein 27-like, with product MMNISNRALDRLYSVLLLAVVVLSWTYVIYGSRIAAQRQLEKRLNIKLHN